The Poriferisphaera corsica DNA segment CTCGCCCTTCGGCATTCGTTCGATGTCCAAAGTTCACGCCAAAAAACCTTTCACCCTGAAATTCGACGACACCACCTACCGCGTCGATTATGAACCCGGCGAATCACGCACCGCCCTTTTTGGCGGCAACTCCAACTGGCGAGGCCCCATCTGGCTCCCCATCAACTATCTCATCATCCAAGCCCTCCAACGCTATGAACGCTACTACGGCGACGACTTCCTCATCGAATGCCCAACCAACTCAGGCAACATGCTCACGTTCGGCGAAGTCGCTATCGAAATCCAGCAACGACTTACCAAGCTCTTCCTTAAAAACAAAAACAGCATCATCCCCTGTCTCGGCCACGCCGCCGATTGCCTCCAATCTGACAGCTTCCAGGACCTCCATCAGTTCTACGAATACTTTCACGGCGACACCGGTCGTGGCCTCGGTGCCTCTCACCAAACCGGTTGGACCGCACTCATCACCAACATCTTCCACAATATCGCCGAGCAACGCAGCGCTCCAAGCTAAAACGATAGCCCAATGTTTCATAGGGCCTCCCAAAACCCGCTAATCCTCTCACCAAGCACATCTCACGAAAACAATTGCGCTTTTTCCTCAACCCCATATTGTGAATCCCTTCTCATCTCGCTATAAAATACCCCTCAGTCGCCTACACAACCCAAGAAAGGCAGAGTGCAATATGTATCGAGTTGGTGTTATTGGCTTAGGCATGATGGGACTCACCCATATCGAAGCGTGGAGCAAGAACCCACAAGCAACAATTACCGCCATCGCCGATCAAGACGCAAAACGTCTATCGGGTGAAGATGTCGCTGCCGCTAATCTCGACGGCCTCGCCGAAACTAATTTTGACTACAACACCGTCAAAAAATACACCGACGCTTTCGAACTCATCGCCGATCCCGACATCGACATCGTCGATATCTGTCTCCCCACACACCTTCACCTCATGTTCACCAAAGCCGCCGTCGAAGCCGGCAAACACGTCCTTGTCGAAAAGCCGCTCGCACGCAATTTCACCGATGCGCAAGCGATCGTCGAAATCGCGAAATCAACCAACAAAATCGTGATGCCCGCACAATGCATGCGTTTCTGGCCCGGCTGGGATTGGCTCAAGCAAGTCATCGACAACAAAACCTACGGCAACGTTCTCTCCGCAAACTTCAAACGCATGGGCTCCCACCCCAAAGGCGCCTTCTATGAGAACGGCGACCTAAACGGTGGCGGCCTCCTCGACATCCACATCCACGACACCGACTTCATACAATTCCTTTTCGGCATGCCTTCCGCCGTCTCCTCCACTGGCTACAGTTTCCACACCAACAAAACCGATCATGTCGTCACACAATACTTCTACGATCAGGTTCCACTCGTCACCGCTGAAGGCGGCTGGTGGACTGTCGATGACACCCCCTTCGTCATGACCTATACCGTCACATTCGAAAAAGCAGTCGCCATCTTCGACATCGCGCAAGGCAGCCACGTCACCCTCAAGCAACCCAATCAAGATGCAGTGCAACTCTCCATGACCGGCGAGATGGGTTACCAAAGTGAAATCAATTACTTCGTTGATTGTGTCAAAAATAATCAGCAACCCACCATCGTCACGCCGCAAGAAGCTGCCAACACCATCAAGATCTCCGAAGCAGAGCAGGGCAGTGTCGAGCAAGGCAAAAAAGTGTATCTGTCATGATCTAAGTGGTATGATGGAG contains these protein-coding regions:
- a CDS encoding Gfo/Idh/MocA family protein gives rise to the protein MYRVGVIGLGMMGLTHIEAWSKNPQATITAIADQDAKRLSGEDVAAANLDGLAETNFDYNTVKKYTDAFELIADPDIDIVDICLPTHLHLMFTKAAVEAGKHVLVEKPLARNFTDAQAIVEIAKSTNKIVMPAQCMRFWPGWDWLKQVIDNKTYGNVLSANFKRMGSHPKGAFYENGDLNGGGLLDIHIHDTDFIQFLFGMPSAVSSTGYSFHTNKTDHVVTQYFYDQVPLVTAEGGWWTVDDTPFVMTYTVTFEKAVAIFDIAQGSHVTLKQPNQDAVQLSMTGEMGYQSEINYFVDCVKNNQQPTIVTPQEAANTIKISEAEQGSVEQGKKVYLS